CTCGAAAAGTCGATCCTTGGTGCGGCGCGCTGTCGACCCCCAGAGTGCCCCCGAGCGCCGCGGTCAACTCGCGCGCCAATGTTAGACCCAATCCGACTCCCGGGAAGTGCCGGGTGAGTGACCCATCGAGCTGGCGGAATGCTTGAAAGATGCGGGCAACATCTTGGGGCGCGATACCGATGCCCGAATCACGGACGGCAATCTCGACGTGCCCGCCGCTGCGCTCGGCGCGCAGCTCGACGACGCCTTCCTCGGTGAATTTTGCGGCGTTACTCAACAGCCCGTTGATGATCAGTCGCAGCATGCGGGCGTCGGTCACCGTTAAAAGCACAACACTAAACCCTTTACCGCAAGTTGTGGGATTGACGACCATACTTC
This region of Candidatus Binatia bacterium genomic DNA includes:
- a CDS encoding ATP-binding protein → SMVVNPTTCGKGFSVVLLTVTDARMLRLIINGLLSNAAKFTEEGVVELRAERSGGHVEIAVRDSGIGIAPQDVARIFQAFRQLDGSLTRHFPGVGLGLTLARELTAALGGTLGVDSAPHQGSTFRVRLPLVAPAASPRPAAASPVRPLRLRLAT